The sequence cagaaccaggaccagtaaggaaaacctccatcaggaccagaaccaggaggaaaaacctccatcaggaccagaaccaggagggaaaacctccatcaggaccagaaccaggaagaaaaacctccatcagtaccaggaaggaaaaccccatcaggaccagaaccaggaaggaaaacctccatcaggaccagaagcaggaagaaaaacctccatcaggaccagaactagggaggaaaacctccatcaggaccagaaccaggaaggaaatcctccatcaggaccagaaccaggaggaaaaacctccatcaggaccaagaccaggagggaaaacctccatcaggaccagaaccaggaccaggaaggaaaactccattaggaccagaactagcaaggaaatcctccatcaggaccagaaccaggaggaaaaacctccatcaggaccagaaccagtaaggaaaacccccatcaggaccagaaccaggaggaaaaacctccatcaggaccagaaccaggaaggaaaacatttattagGACTAgcaccaggagggaaaacctccataaggaccagaaccaggagggaaatcctccatcaggaccagaaccaggaggaaaaacctccatcaggaccagaaccaggaccaggaaggaaaatctccatcagcaccagaaccaggaccagtaaggaaaacctccatcaggaccagaaccaggaggaaaaaccaccatcaggaccagaaccaggaagaaaaacctccatcagtaccaggaaggaaaacctccatcaggaccacaaccaggaaggaaaacctccatcaggaccagaaccaggaggaaaaacctccatcaggaccagaaccaggaagaaaaacctccatcaggaccagaaccaggaaggaaaacctccatcaggaccagaaccaggaagaaaaacctccataaggaccagaaccaggaaggaaaacctccatcaggaccagaaccaggaagaaaaacctccatcaggaccagaaccaggaaggaaatcctccatcaggaccagaaccattaAAGAAAAGGAAGATGAAATGAGGATGTAGTCCAAGAACAACATGTATGTTTTCATATCACTATAAATACTGCAGCAATGAGCTCATAGATGTAGCTGGATGATAAAAATGTTCTCGTTTTTCCTCCAGTCTTGTCCTGGTCAAAGTCGGGTCAGGCCAGCTGATAACCAGGATGGATGTAGTCACCTTCACCTGCACACCTGAGTCATGTTCTCTGCCTTCCACAGGTTCGTATCCACGTCTGTCATTGAGCTTCAAACTGAAAAGGAACATTGGATATTTTATCCTGCAGACCTACATGCCCTCCATCCTGATCACCATCCTGTCCTGGGTCTCCTTCTGGATAAACTATGATGCCTCAGCTGCCAGAGTCGCTTTAGGTTAGTACATGTTAGTACCTGTAAACTGTAATTCATCCTCCGCTACTCACCCTGAAGCATTTACTCTACTCTTTACTATTCTATATCGTACcagttaataataaaagtaatctttttttttttttaaactttatttttaatcaaatttttttctttttcatgacaaatacaaaacaaaacaagcagaccACAACTAACAAACATTCAGTGCATCCAGGTCCGATAATGGCACattatatgtgtgtttatatctaTACAAATGTGAGAGGAGTGAACAAGGGGGTATATGGACAAGGACAGAACAACCAAATGCAAAAGGGTGCAGCAATAGCATTCATACAAAGTGGTGCTGGGTTAAGGATTTGAAGGAGTTAGGTAGAGATCCCAGTTTTTCCAATACTCTTTACATTTATTAGCAGCAAGTCTTAATGAAAAGGTCAGTCTTTCCATGGCATAAATGTTCTTAATGTCTGTCCAGTCTGACAATGTTGGAGGATCCTCACATAACCACTTGCGGGTTATGGCTTTTTTCGCCCCTGCCAGCAGTATCAACAGAAGGTATATGTCTGATTTTCTGAGACCTCGTGGCAGGTTACAAAGATAAATCACAGTGAAATCAGATAATAGTTCCAGGCCTGTTATATTTCTAATTTCTCTTATCACCATCGACCAGTAGGGTGCAATCTTCGCGCAGCCCCAAAAGATGTGAAAATGGCCTGCTGTCACTACGCCACAATTCCGCCAACATTGAGCTTTAGCAggatttttacattgtttacttGGGATCTTGGTGTAACAAAAAAACGTAGCATGTTTTTCCAGGTAAATTCCCTCCACAGACCTGAACAGGAAGTGATCATTGCTGCTTTACACATGTTCAGCCAGTCATCTTCAGTTATTGtcattttagcttctttttccCATCTGGCTTTAATATACGCTGTAGAAAAgttctttgttgtttgtaaGCATGAATATAGCCCAGATATCTGTTTCTTTGGGGCATTTCCTTTACATGAATCAAGAAGGATTTTGATTAGGCCTGTTTCCTCCTCATCAGTAAACTTTAATATGTCTGTCAAAGTAGTGCCTCAGCTGGAGGTATCTGAAGAAGTCCTGCTTTTCCAAATCATGTATTTCCAAAAGCTGCTGGTAACTTTTCAACACGTTTTCATCTGAAATTTTCCAGTAACCTGTGATACCCTTTTGTACCCACTGTATGAATCTCCTATCTATGATTGCAGGCAAAAATTCTGTATCACGTGCCGGCCACCTCGGGATTCTGGCACTCCTCTCAATTCTTTTATGTTTAAGTATTTTGAGCCAGGTGCCTATAGGTACTGCTATCCAGGTGGGCAACAAGTGCGTATCTAAAATTTTAAGGAGGGGCTGATCTCCCAGCATTGATTGATAATAAAAGTAATCTTAAGGATCTTAAGATAACTTGATGATTTGTTGCCTAGTGAAGGAAACCACTGAAAATTCTCCTTGATTTAGTCCCTGTCCTGCCCAGAGGAAAACCCCATGTTACAGGAAGAAACTTCCAGACACTTGTTAAAAGAAGTTTATTATCTCTGCCAGTTGTACCGATGGTCTCATTCCTCCAGATGATGCATCTCATGGCCACTAGTTGATATTGGAACAAAGATCATCTGATAAATCAACATAAATATCATCATGTACATTACAGTTCTAGTTCAGTTGCCAAGAGGTAGCATGTAAACAGAGAACGGAAGGGGGACAAGGACTAAGCCCTGTGGTACACCACAGCTGGATGTGGTGGCCAGAAGGCTCAGAGAAAGCAAAGCTGGTTGACATGAATCCCTCAGAGAGGAATCTGAAAGATGTTGGCTTGAATGTGTTGTTTTACATCTGCAGGTATAACCACGGTGCTGACCATGACTACCATCAACACCCACCTCAGGGAGACCCTACCCAAGATCCCCTATGTCAAGGCCATTGACATCTACCTCATGGGTtgctttgtctttgtctttctggCCTTGCTGGAATACGCCTTTGTCAACTACATCTTCTTCGGCCGTGGTCCTCACCTGCAGAAGAAGGCGGCAGAAAAAGCCAAATCCAACAACGAGAATAAGAGCCGACTGGAGAGCAACAAGGTGCAGGTAGGAAAATGACCAGGTGGTTACGACCCATGCACCCATGGGAGCTTCCTCTGCAGGGAGCAGCTTTAAAGGCAGAGATAAATCTCTAGTAGTCATTCTCctaacccttaaacctccacCAGGTCTCCCCAAGGTCCATCTCCTCcatcaggagcggtggtgtgtatctctgtggggtaaatgtgatggatattttaccctttagctgatctacagaagtttccagcatttctatcccgtccaggaggtttacaatccagccactaattTCAATCTCAGGgctctccaactccggtcctcgtgagctactgtcatccaggttttggatttttccctgatgtaacacacctgactcactgggtcattaacaggcttgtgcggaggtgtgttgtagtaggagacatctaaaacctgcagagacTAGCTCATGAGGACCGaagttggagacccctgctctatctggtaaatccacgatgatccatgataacagcattatttatcacatttcaccataaaaacatcaccatcactactatgttgctaagagacctctatttagacctggacatgatgatgaagccacttcctgtcagactttccaccaatcagagagcttagattgacggtaacgtccaatcaggagcagccaaagatcaaccagtgagcagaaagttctatgtgtgtgtgaaaagaagaaaaataatgctcctctatggctggaataaagccaagaagacgtttctgatgcacggtggcgccacaaagcagctgagctggagttggtttagtgaggatagcaggtaaatagtagcaggaataactggaaatgaggaaaaagtggaaacatggaaatagtttctgttgtgtgtttgtttcaataacaatattttttctcctgaaagctaAGACTTGAGCCAATACTTTTTCTGACAAACTTTTCTTCATGaactctctttttttaaaggttgaTGCCCACGGCAACATCCTCCTGACCAACCTGCCCACCGAGATGAGTGGGCCGGATATGATGAGCGCTCTCAACGACCCTCGGGCTACCATGTTCTCCTACGACAGCGCTAGCATACAGTACCGCAAGCCCATGACCAGCCGAGACCTGTACGGACGACCAGCCATGGACCGGCCAATAGGACACAAGAAGAGTCGTCTAAGAAGGCGAGCCTCGCAGCTCAAAGTCAAGATACCGGACCTCACGGATGTCAACGCCATAGACAAGTGGTCCCGGGTCATTTTCCCAATTACCTTCACCTTCTTTAACCTGGTCTACTGGCTCTACTACGTTCACTAGGACGGCGGTAGCGAGGACCTGTTATGGTCtcactttcttaaaaaaaaaaaaagttctgtacAGTAATGACAGGAGAGTTCAGTCCGTTTGTATAAAATCCTCTTTTGGAACACGTAACCCTGGCCTttacagtgtaaatacaatttcataaattacatatatatatatatgtatatatatatatatatatgtgtgtgtgtgtgtgtatacatatatatatacatatacatatatatatatatacacatatatataatgtatgctGCATACAGACAAATAGATATAAAGGCAGAAATAGTGATGAATTGAAGACCCAGTCAagttatttctgtatttctaaGTCCAAACATACCAAAAAGACTTTAAATTTCCAACATTATGGTGAATGACAGATGTTCTTTAGCTCCCTTTACCTTTTCGCTTTCTGCATGTGAAtgaaaaaactgatttaaaaaaaaaagacagaggcTACATAATTTCTCGGAAGCTTTTCCCGCTGTGAACATGATAACATGACTGTCTATGGGACACCAAAAGGGACAAAATTCAGACCAGCAAGAAGGTTCAACCGACTAGTAAGACCACCAGTAAGATGTGTTGGTAACTGGTTCCTGCTTGTTCATTCCA comes from Melanotaenia boesemani isolate fMelBoe1 chromosome 20, fMelBoe1.pri, whole genome shotgun sequence and encodes:
- the gabrb1 gene encoding gamma-aminobutyric acid receptor subunit beta-1; protein product: MWTTGARACCWSLLVSAVCGAQSANEPSNMSYVKATVDKLLKGYDIRLRPDFGGAPVDVGMSIDIASIDMVSEVNMDYTITMYFQQSWRDKRLSYTGIPLNLTLDNRVADQLWVPDTYFINDKKSFVHGVTVKNRMIRLHPDGTVLYGLRITTTAACMMDLRRYPLDEQNCTLEIESYGYTTDDIEFYWQGGSNADSVTGVENIELPQFSIIDYQTLSKKAVFATGSYPRLSLSFKLKRNIGYFILQTYMPSILITILSWVSFWINYDASAARVALGITTVLTMTTINTHLRETLPKIPYVKAIDIYLMGCFVFVFLALLEYAFVNYIFFGRGPHLQKKAAEKAKSNNENKSRLESNKVQVDAHGNILLTNLPTEMSGPDMMSALNDPRATMFSYDSASIQYRKPMTSRDLYGRPAMDRPIGHKKSRLRRRASQLKVKIPDLTDVNAIDKWSRVIFPITFTFFNLVYWLYYVH